A DNA window from Gallaecimonas pentaromativorans contains the following coding sequences:
- a CDS encoding PepSY-associated TM helix domain-containing protein: MRKSLFKLHSWLALFALLPLLVISLSGSLLVFKDEIDALLRPDEVRLAAPGDLARQPLEALAAKVANAHPAFELGSWEIFDDGHTADRVYLVRRHSSDWFKLYLDPYRGQLLSQPVPVEEPFTDWLLELHFKLLLGDGGMALGAFYAAILLFLGISGLVLYRQFYRRLFTLRWGKDLRLALSDTHKLVGTLASPVLLALAFTGLWWNIQFVAHELEHEDLPVSERLYNDQLPLEQLRQDAQARLPGFKATYLLMPLEKGFAISFYGAVPSANPLASAYGSGVSFDAHSGAYQSHWDIRELGLGTAILDSYRELHFGSFGGLISKVLWALVGAMPLILALSGSYLWWHRKHKQRGAKRRRMQLANQGR, translated from the coding sequence ATGCGTAAATCCCTGTTCAAACTGCACTCCTGGTTGGCGCTGTTTGCGCTGCTGCCGCTGTTGGTGATTTCCCTAAGTGGCAGCCTGCTGGTGTTTAAAGACGAAATAGACGCTCTGTTACGGCCAGATGAGGTGCGTTTGGCGGCTCCCGGCGATTTGGCGCGCCAGCCCCTTGAAGCCCTGGCGGCCAAAGTGGCCAACGCGCATCCGGCTTTTGAGCTTGGCTCCTGGGAGATCTTTGACGACGGCCACACCGCCGACAGGGTGTATCTGGTGCGCCGCCACAGCAGCGACTGGTTCAAGCTCTATCTCGACCCCTACCGTGGCCAGCTGTTAAGCCAGCCGGTGCCGGTGGAGGAGCCTTTTACCGACTGGCTGCTGGAGCTGCATTTCAAGTTGCTGCTGGGGGATGGCGGCATGGCCCTTGGCGCTTTTTACGCCGCGATATTGCTGTTTCTGGGGATCTCGGGGCTGGTGCTCTATCGCCAGTTTTACCGGCGCCTTTTTACCCTGCGCTGGGGCAAAGATCTGCGCCTGGCGCTGAGTGATACCCATAAATTAGTGGGCACCCTGGCCTCGCCGGTGCTGTTGGCCCTGGCCTTTACCGGCCTGTGGTGGAACATCCAGTTTGTGGCCCATGAGCTGGAACATGAAGACCTGCCAGTCAGTGAACGACTCTACAACGACCAACTGCCGCTAGAGCAGCTGCGCCAGGACGCGCAAGCGCGGCTGCCGGGGTTCAAAGCCACTTACCTGCTGATGCCGCTGGAAAAGGGCTTTGCCATCAGCTTTTACGGCGCCGTTCCCAGTGCCAACCCCCTGGCCTCGGCTTACGGCAGCGGGGTGAGCTTTGATGCCCATAGCGGCGCCTACCAAAGCCATTGGGATATCCGCGAGCTGGGCCTTGGCACCGCCATTCTCGACAGCTACCGGGAGCTGCATTTTGGCAGCTTTGGCGGGCTGATCTCCAAGGTGCTGTGGGCGCTGGTGGGAGCAATGCCGCTGATTTTGGCGCTGTCCGGCAGCTATCTGTGGTGGCATCGCAAACACAAGCAACGCGGCGCAAAACGGCGCCGAATGCAGCTTGCCAATCAAGGAAGATAG
- a CDS encoding NfeD family protein: MEFELQYWHWLVFGMVLIIAEMFLASFTLFWFGLGALVVAGLMGVFPALPLPWQLVLWALSSIVFTLLWFRYLKPLMADKSKAGNASEAIKGEVGQVIVLPVDDKRGVVRFTTPLLGDDEWPFICRNTVALGDRVYVTDISGNTLIVEKR, encoded by the coding sequence ATGGAATTTGAACTTCAATACTGGCATTGGCTGGTGTTTGGCATGGTGCTGATCATCGCCGAGATGTTTCTCGCCTCCTTTACCCTGTTCTGGTTTGGCCTCGGGGCTCTGGTCGTAGCCGGGCTGATGGGGGTTTTTCCGGCGCTGCCCCTGCCTTGGCAACTGGTGCTTTGGGCCCTTAGCTCCATTGTGTTTACGCTGCTCTGGTTCCGCTACCTAAAGCCATTGATGGCCGATAAAAGCAAGGCGGGTAATGCCAGCGAAGCCATTAAAGGCGAAGTGGGCCAGGTTATCGTCTTGCCGGTTGACGACAAAAGAGGAGTGGTGCGTTTTACCACCCCCCTGCTGGGCGATGACGAATGGCCTTTTATCTGCCGCAACACTGTTGCGCTGGGTGATCGGGTTTATGTTACCGATATTTCGGGCAACACCCTGATCGTCGAAAAACGCTGA
- a CDS encoding SPFH domain-containing protein: protein MLFNGMSIAVVFVLLVLITIFMGVKIVPQGSKYVIQRLGKFSRTLGPGLHFVIPYVDMVAYKVTTKDIVLDIPSQEVITRDNAVIIANAVAYINIVSPEKAVYGVENYAFAIQNLVQTSLRSIIGEMDLDDALSNRDAIKAKLKGAISDDIADWGITLKTVEIQDINPSPTMQKAMEEQAAAERGRRATVTRADGEKAAAILQAEGRLEASRRDAEAQVVLATASQAAIEKVSEAVKNNELPVMYLLGERYVDAMKDMSTSPNSKLVILPGDIPAAIRALMGGVMK from the coding sequence ATGCTTTTCAACGGAATGAGCATCGCTGTGGTGTTTGTATTGCTGGTGCTGATCACCATCTTTATGGGGGTCAAGATAGTTCCCCAAGGCAGCAAGTACGTGATCCAGCGTCTGGGTAAATTCAGCCGCACCCTGGGCCCCGGCCTGCATTTTGTGATCCCCTATGTCGATATGGTGGCGTACAAGGTCACCACCAAGGACATTGTGCTGGATATTCCCTCACAGGAAGTGATCACCCGCGACAACGCAGTGATCATTGCCAACGCCGTGGCTTACATCAACATCGTCTCCCCGGAAAAGGCCGTTTACGGCGTTGAGAACTACGCCTTTGCCATCCAGAACCTGGTGCAAACTTCCCTGCGTTCCATTATTGGGGAAATGGATCTGGACGATGCCTTGTCCAACCGTGACGCCATCAAGGCCAAGCTCAAGGGGGCCATCTCCGACGACATCGCCGACTGGGGCATCACCCTCAAGACCGTCGAAATTCAAGACATCAATCCGTCCCCTACCATGCAAAAAGCCATGGAAGAACAAGCCGCCGCCGAGCGGGGCCGCCGCGCCACAGTAACCCGCGCCGACGGTGAAAAAGCCGCTGCCATCTTGCAGGCCGAAGGCCGTCTGGAAGCGTCCCGTCGTGATGCCGAGGCCCAAGTGGTGTTAGCTACCGCCAGCCAAGCGGCCATCGAAAAGGTCTCCGAAGCGGTCAAAAATAACGAATTGCCGGTGATGTACCTGCTGGGAGAGCGCTACGTGGACGCCATGAAAGACATGTCCACCTCCCCCAATAGCAAGTTGGTGATATTGCCGGGAGACATCCCAGCCGCTATTCGTGCCCTAATGGGGGGCGTGATGAAATAA
- the gstA gene encoding glutathione transferase GstA codes for MKLYYKPGTCALAPHIVLEELELDHSLVKVDLKDKTTETGDDFLAINGKGYVPALEMDNGHILTEGVVISQYLADLDPEAALIPASGEARYQLLSMMSFISTELHKPMGSMFNPAQTGDWKEATKALLTRRLDWLSKTLADKSFIAGPGFTVADAYLFTVLSWAQVVNFSLDPWPTLQAYLGRIAERPAVQRALKAEGLI; via the coding sequence ATGAAGCTCTATTACAAGCCAGGTACCTGTGCCCTCGCGCCCCATATCGTGCTCGAAGAACTGGAACTGGACCACAGCCTGGTCAAGGTCGATTTGAAGGACAAAACCACCGAAACCGGCGACGATTTCCTGGCCATCAACGGCAAGGGTTATGTCCCGGCGCTGGAGATGGACAACGGCCATATCCTCACCGAGGGCGTGGTTATCTCCCAATACTTGGCTGACCTGGACCCGGAAGCGGCGCTGATCCCGGCCAGTGGCGAAGCCCGTTACCAGTTGCTGAGTATGATGAGTTTTATCTCTACCGAGCTGCACAAGCCCATGGGCTCGATGTTCAACCCGGCTCAAACCGGCGACTGGAAAGAAGCCACCAAGGCCCTGCTGACCCGCCGCCTGGACTGGCTGAGCAAGACCCTGGCCGACAAGTCCTTTATCGCCGGCCCCGGCTTTACCGTGGCCGACGCCTATCTCTTTACCGTGCTGAGCTGGGCCCAGGTGGTGAATTTCAGTCTCGACCCCTGGCCGACCCTGCAGGCCTACCTTGGCCGCATTGCCGAGCGCCCCGCGGTGCAGCGCGCCCTCAAGGCCGAAGGCCTGATCTAA
- a CDS encoding nucleoside phosphatase: protein MRPLLFLLLSLTASPLLAKPACQLMFDAGSSGTRLFLFQQKGGQLVSQRGPKIAALADPVRGIRGKTAEDIPATAMALAKALEDFRHDGPAGEGGKPRWRGFDWRERCRLQAVSVLATAGMRLAEQEAPGLSQTLWLAVRQQLQLVVGPKVQVEARTLSGFEEGLYAWLARYQKRQRRDFGIVEMGGASSQVAFPCPACSLDDDALHQVVIGGKAVPFYSYSFLGLGQDLAPGYLGLPDPCRFGAGKGNPRWRLSQCQAQLLLTQGPAIRDPANYQGGIKGTERQVPVAKAGVDKWYLTGAFKYLEADQVARCCQGSGQCYQPETACFRAAYLPLLLEKLGVPATAKVKDSSWTLGAALCRQENCLAKAGVLACRWSKNGCL, encoded by the coding sequence TTGCGCCCGTTGTTGTTCCTGCTGCTGTCTTTGACGGCCTCGCCGCTGCTGGCTAAGCCTGCCTGCCAACTGATGTTTGATGCCGGCTCCAGCGGTACCCGGCTCTTTCTTTTTCAGCAAAAGGGCGGGCAATTGGTAAGCCAGCGTGGCCCGAAAATCGCGGCCCTGGCCGACCCGGTGCGGGGCATTCGCGGTAAAACCGCCGAAGATATTCCGGCCACCGCCATGGCGCTGGCCAAGGCGCTGGAGGACTTTCGCCACGACGGCCCGGCAGGCGAGGGCGGCAAACCCCGCTGGCGCGGTTTTGACTGGCGTGAGCGCTGCCGGTTACAGGCGGTGTCGGTGCTGGCTACCGCCGGTATGCGCCTTGCCGAGCAAGAAGCGCCGGGGCTCAGCCAAACCCTGTGGCTGGCGGTGCGCCAGCAGCTGCAACTGGTTGTCGGCCCCAAGGTGCAGGTTGAGGCCCGCACCCTGAGCGGCTTTGAAGAAGGGCTTTATGCTTGGCTGGCCCGCTATCAAAAACGCCAGCGCCGCGATTTTGGCATAGTTGAAATGGGCGGCGCCTCCAGCCAGGTGGCCTTTCCCTGCCCGGCCTGTAGCCTTGATGACGATGCCCTGCACCAAGTGGTGATTGGCGGCAAGGCGGTGCCCTTTTACAGCTATTCCTTCCTGGGGCTGGGCCAGGATCTGGCGCCCGGCTATCTTGGCCTGCCTGACCCTTGCCGCTTCGGCGCCGGTAAGGGTAACCCTCGGTGGCGCCTTTCCCAGTGCCAGGCCCAGCTGCTGCTTACCCAGGGCCCGGCCATTCGCGACCCCGCCAATTACCAGGGCGGCATCAAAGGCACAGAGCGGCAGGTGCCGGTGGCCAAAGCCGGTGTGGACAAGTGGTATTTGACCGGCGCTTTTAAATACCTGGAGGCCGACCAGGTGGCGCGCTGCTGCCAGGGCAGCGGCCAGTGCTACCAGCCCGAAACGGCCTGTTTTCGGGCCGCTTATCTGCCGCTGCTGCTGGAAAAACTGGGAGTGCCGGCCACCGCCAAGGTCAAAGACAGCAGCTGGACCTTGGGGGCGGCGCTGTGCCGCCAGGAAAACTGCCTGGCCAAGGCAGGTGTGCTTGCCTGCCGCTGGTCCAAAAACGGTTGTCTTTGA
- a CDS encoding MFS transporter → MDSPLSLQRLKTFPLLVWITLWGTFVSRGTFFMVWPFLAVLLHQDFGLNPLQIGLILSLAAVAGSILGFYVSALSDRFGRKAVLYCAGLLNALAFGVLASAHSITGYVLGIMLTSVGRATFEPAAQALMGDQLPDAKSRELALQLRYFLINLGGALGPLLGVWAGLTAQQSTFYLTSASYVLLVALLAWAFGRGYRREDTSLARQGFGQTLSLLRQDHSFLLLILANILLMFVFAHIDSSLIQYLTLAQVPKLIELISMLILVNAVTVMVLQFPLLKMMARMPVAKRMQIGLVLMGAAQLWYAFNPMSAYWGWIGATLVLSLGEVILFPNINVQIDSMAPPRLRGAYFGAGNLFSIGWSMAPLVGGWMLEHYSGRALYLAMAACTLLVMVLYVLAGRLPRPKWLEAELAQSKG, encoded by the coding sequence ATGGACAGCCCGCTTTCGCTGCAGCGCCTCAAAACCTTCCCGCTGCTGGTGTGGATAACCCTCTGGGGCACCTTTGTCAGCCGCGGCACCTTCTTTATGGTCTGGCCCTTCCTGGCAGTACTGCTGCACCAGGATTTTGGCCTCAACCCGCTGCAAATCGGCCTTATCCTCAGCCTGGCGGCGGTGGCTGGCAGCATACTCGGCTTTTATGTCAGCGCCTTGTCCGACCGCTTTGGCCGCAAGGCGGTGCTGTACTGCGCCGGCCTTTTAAACGCCCTGGCCTTTGGGGTGCTGGCCAGCGCCCACAGCATCACCGGCTATGTGCTGGGTATCATGCTCACCTCCGTTGGCCGGGCCACCTTTGAACCTGCCGCCCAGGCGCTGATGGGCGACCAACTGCCCGATGCCAAATCCCGGGAGCTGGCCCTGCAACTGCGCTACTTTCTTATCAACCTCGGGGGCGCTCTGGGGCCTTTGCTGGGGGTCTGGGCGGGGCTGACTGCCCAGCAGTCCACCTTTTATCTCACCAGTGCCAGCTATGTGCTGTTGGTGGCGCTGCTAGCCTGGGCCTTTGGCCGGGGTTATCGCCGGGAAGACACCAGCCTTGCCCGCCAGGGGTTCGGCCAGACCCTATCTCTGCTGCGCCAGGACCACAGCTTTTTGCTGCTGATCCTGGCCAATATTCTGCTGATGTTCGTGTTTGCCCATATCGACTCCTCGCTCATTCAATACCTGACCCTGGCCCAGGTGCCGAAGCTGATAGAGCTTATTTCGATGCTCATTCTGGTAAACGCGGTAACGGTGATGGTGCTGCAGTTTCCGCTCCTTAAAATGATGGCGCGGATGCCTGTGGCCAAGCGCATGCAGATTGGTCTGGTACTGATGGGCGCCGCCCAGCTCTGGTATGCCTTTAACCCCATGAGCGCCTACTGGGGCTGGATTGGCGCGACCTTGGTGCTGAGCCTGGGGGAAGTGATCCTCTTTCCCAACATCAACGTGCAAATCGACTCCATGGCGCCGCCAAGACTGCGCGGCGCCTACTTCGGGGCCGGTAACCTTTTTTCCATCGGCTGGTCGATGGCACCGTTGGTGGGGGGCTGGATGCTCGAGCACTACTCCGGCCGGGCTTTGTATCTCGCCATGGCCGCCTGCACCCTGCTGGTGATGGTGCTCTACGTGCTGGCCGGCCGCCTGCCAAGACCCAAATGGCTGGAAGCGGAGCTGGCCCAAAGCAAGGGTTGA
- a CDS encoding glycerol-3-phosphate dehydrogenase/oxidase, with protein sequence MRVAVVGGGINGVCIAWALAKQLHQVTLFERGQLMGETSSASSKLLHGGLRYLEQRQWRLVREALAERHWWLKAAPELTRRLPILYPIYRNSRRSRWLLKAGLTLYDTLALGKGLGWHRWLSHQAVMAMEPDLERRGLLGAYCFFDGQMLDDHALGLWAAEQCQAAGVEIFEQQPVLAIDPEGLVVINGGMEQFDQVINVAGPWSQKLLVDSAMRPRQQLSLIRGSHLVLPGQRSHGLMLEVPFEERVVFVLPHGEHTLLGTTEVRHQLGEPVRCSAEERHYLLQLYNHYFLKPRTDGEVLGSFAGVRPLLAGASSPSQLSREYVLSSQGRVLTVSGGKWTTARALARAVCAKVDEDL encoded by the coding sequence ATGCGGGTTGCGGTTGTCGGTGGCGGTATCAATGGAGTCTGCATTGCCTGGGCGCTGGCTAAGCAGCTGCATCAGGTTACCCTGTTCGAGCGGGGCCAACTGATGGGGGAAACCAGCAGCGCCTCCAGCAAGCTGCTGCACGGCGGCCTGCGTTATCTGGAGCAGCGCCAATGGCGGCTGGTGCGAGAGGCTCTGGCCGAGCGCCACTGGTGGCTCAAGGCGGCCCCGGAGCTGACCCGCCGTCTGCCCATTCTCTATCCCATCTATCGCAACAGCCGGCGCTCCCGCTGGCTGTTAAAGGCGGGTTTGACCCTTTATGACACTCTCGCTCTCGGCAAGGGCCTGGGCTGGCACCGCTGGCTTAGCCACCAGGCGGTAATGGCCATGGAGCCTGATCTTGAGCGGCGCGGCCTGCTAGGCGCTTACTGCTTTTTCGATGGCCAGATGCTGGACGACCATGCCCTGGGGCTTTGGGCCGCCGAGCAGTGCCAGGCCGCCGGGGTTGAGATCTTCGAACAGCAACCGGTGCTGGCGATAGACCCGGAAGGGCTGGTGGTAATTAATGGCGGCATGGAGCAGTTTGATCAGGTGATCAACGTGGCCGGCCCCTGGAGCCAAAAACTGCTGGTGGACTCGGCGATGCGGCCGCGCCAGCAGCTGAGCCTGATTAGAGGCAGCCATCTGGTGCTGCCCGGGCAGCGCAGCCACGGGCTGATGCTGGAGGTGCCGTTCGAGGAGCGGGTGGTGTTTGTGTTGCCCCACGGGGAGCACACCCTGCTGGGCACCACCGAGGTGCGCCATCAATTGGGGGAGCCGGTGCGCTGCTCGGCCGAAGAGCGCCACTACCTGTTGCAGCTCTACAACCATTACTTTCTCAAACCCCGTACCGATGGCGAGGTGCTAGGCAGCTTTGCCGGGGTCCGGCCGCTATTGGCGGGCGCTTCTTCCCCAAGCCAGCTTAGCCGCGAATACGTGCTGAGTAGCCAGGGGCGGGTTTTGACGGTGAGCGGCGGTAAATGGACCACGGCCCGAGCCTTGGCCCGGGCCGTGTGCGCTAAAGTCGACGAGGATCTTTAG
- the bdcA gene encoding SDR family oxidoreductase, which yields MNTLTAKKALVLGGSRGIGAAIVNRLSAEGAYLTFTYAGSAQAAKALADSTASQAVQVDSSERDQLTAFIDSQGPLDILVINAGTLLMGDPLTLAADDVDRMIDINVRAPYHAAVAAARQMKDGGRIIVIGSVNGDRMPMAGASAYALTKSALQGMVRGLARDLGERGITVNNVQPGPVDTDMNPAEGPFSELMHSFMAIKRHGKPEEIAALVAFLAGPEAGYITGAQHTIDGGFGA from the coding sequence ATGAACACTCTGACAGCGAAAAAAGCCCTGGTCCTGGGTGGCAGCCGTGGCATCGGCGCCGCCATCGTCAACCGCCTGAGCGCCGAAGGCGCCTACCTCACCTTTACCTACGCCGGCTCGGCGCAAGCCGCCAAAGCCCTGGCCGACAGCACCGCCAGCCAGGCCGTGCAGGTAGACAGCAGCGAGCGCGACCAGCTCACCGCCTTTATCGACAGCCAAGGCCCCCTGGATATCCTGGTGATCAACGCCGGCACCCTGCTGATGGGCGACCCCCTGACCCTGGCTGCCGACGACGTAGACCGCATGATAGACATCAACGTCAGGGCCCCTTATCACGCCGCCGTGGCTGCCGCCCGGCAGATGAAAGACGGCGGGCGCATCATCGTTATCGGCTCGGTCAACGGCGACCGCATGCCCATGGCCGGTGCCAGCGCCTACGCCCTCACCAAATCGGCCCTGCAAGGCATGGTGCGCGGCCTGGCTCGTGACCTTGGCGAGCGCGGCATCACCGTCAATAACGTCCAGCCCGGCCCGGTAGATACCGACATGAACCCGGCCGAAGGCCCCTTCAGCGAGCTGATGCATTCCTTCATGGCCATCAAACGCCACGGCAAGCCCGAGGAAATCGCCGCCCTGGTGGCCTTCTTGGCCGGGCCGGAAGCCGGTTATATCACCGGTGCTCAGCACACCATCGACGGCGGCTTTGGCGCCTGA
- a CDS encoding glutathione peroxidase — translation MTALNAIPFTLIDGKAATLKDFAGKVLLVVNVASKCGLTPQYQGLQKLYASYRDKGFEIIGFPANNFLGQEPGSEQEIAQFCTGQYGVTFPMAAKVSVQGDDIHPLFAAMIAEQPQATGNVDSQLKTRLTEMGLLHHDARQIMWNFEKFLIDGHGQVVGRFRPDITPDDPRVLSMLDSLLGL, via the coding sequence ATGACAGCCCTGAATGCCATTCCCTTTACCCTGATTGACGGCAAGGCAGCGACCCTCAAGGACTTTGCCGGCAAGGTGCTGCTGGTGGTCAACGTGGCCTCCAAATGCGGCCTCACCCCACAGTACCAAGGCTTGCAAAAGCTCTATGCCAGCTACCGCGACAAGGGCTTTGAGATTATCGGCTTTCCCGCCAACAACTTTCTTGGCCAGGAGCCCGGCAGCGAGCAAGAAATAGCCCAGTTCTGCACCGGCCAGTACGGGGTGACCTTCCCCATGGCCGCCAAGGTATCGGTGCAGGGCGATGATATTCACCCGCTCTTTGCCGCCATGATCGCCGAGCAGCCCCAGGCCACCGGCAATGTCGACAGCCAGCTCAAAACCCGGCTCACCGAGATGGGCCTGCTGCACCATGATGCCCGGCAAATCATGTGGAACTTCGAGAAGTTTCTGATTGATGGCCACGGCCAGGTGGTAGGGCGTTTCCGCCCCGACATCACCCCAGACGACCCGCGTGTGCTTTCCATGCTTGATAGCCTGCTGGGCCTTTGA
- a CDS encoding winged helix-turn-helix transcriptional regulator, translating to MTQTAPLCLPPDVLSKGCPARHILEVLADKWTLLLMYALSDKAPCRTGELRRRVNGISEKMLSQTLRRMERFGLVERIAYPEVPPQVEYQLTELGASLSGPIRTLNRWVEDNVTAITGAQLQYQQRQQDGAN from the coding sequence ATGACCCAAACCGCTCCTTTGTGCCTGCCCCCCGATGTGCTGAGTAAAGGCTGCCCGGCCCGCCACATATTGGAGGTGCTGGCCGACAAATGGACCCTGCTGCTGATGTATGCGCTGTCCGACAAAGCGCCGTGCCGCACCGGCGAGCTGCGCCGTCGGGTAAACGGCATCTCCGAGAAGATGCTGAGCCAGACCCTGCGCCGCATGGAGCGTTTTGGCCTGGTGGAGCGCATCGCCTACCCCGAGGTGCCGCCGCAGGTGGAATATCAGCTCACCGAACTGGGCGCCTCGCTAAGCGGCCCCATCCGTACCCTTAACCGCTGGGTGGAAGACAACGTCACCGCCATTACCGGTGCCCAGCTGCAATACCAGCAGCGCCAGCAAGACGGCGCCAACTAA
- a CDS encoding LysR family transcriptional regulator, whose amino-acid sequence MNQLEQIRIFVELVRAGSATQAANRLNLANSAVSRRLKELEARLGTQLLHRTTRSMTLTEDGRAYFERCVQILDDLDEAERGLSSRASELSGRLRIAAPWSFGVSHLVPAITEFMHLHPKVLVDLDMNDRRVDLVAEGIDVAIRIGELGDSSYIARKLAPVSHVVAASPDYLQRFGRPETPDDLAHHQGLCYANLKAPGQWLYFDQSGQRCSVKVPIRLRASNGDALRHAAIAGLGVLCEPSFITFQAMRQGLLVPLLTEYRWYQMGIYALYPQTRHLSPRVRGFIDFLSQRFGDHPEWEQYLPEPPQKSRG is encoded by the coding sequence ATGAATCAGCTGGAACAGATCCGCATCTTTGTCGAACTGGTGAGGGCCGGCAGCGCCACCCAGGCCGCCAACCGCCTCAACCTCGCCAACTCGGCAGTGAGCCGGCGCTTAAAAGAATTGGAGGCGAGGCTGGGCACCCAGCTGTTGCACCGCACCACCCGCAGCATGACCCTGACCGAAGACGGCCGGGCCTACTTTGAGCGCTGCGTGCAGATCCTCGATGACCTCGACGAAGCGGAGCGCGGCTTGTCCAGCCGGGCCAGCGAGCTGAGCGGCAGGCTGCGCATCGCCGCGCCCTGGAGCTTTGGGGTGTCTCACCTGGTGCCAGCCATTACTGAGTTTATGCACCTGCACCCCAAGGTGCTGGTGGATTTGGATATGAACGACAGGCGGGTGGACTTGGTGGCAGAGGGGATAGACGTGGCCATTCGTATCGGCGAGCTGGGGGATTCAAGCTATATCGCCCGCAAGCTGGCGCCGGTCAGCCATGTGGTGGCCGCTTCCCCCGATTATCTGCAGCGTTTTGGGCGGCCCGAGACGCCGGACGATCTCGCCCATCACCAGGGGCTTTGCTATGCCAACCTCAAGGCCCCCGGCCAGTGGTTGTACTTTGACCAAAGCGGCCAGCGCTGTAGCGTCAAGGTGCCGATAAGACTCAGGGCCAGCAATGGCGACGCCTTGCGCCACGCCGCCATCGCCGGGCTGGGGGTCTTGTGCGAGCCCAGCTTTATCACCTTCCAGGCGATGCGCCAGGGGCTGCTGGTGCCGCTATTGACCGAATATCGCTGGTACCAGATGGGGATCTACGCCCTCTACCCGCAAACCCGCCACCTTTCACCCAGGGTGCGCGGCTTTATCGACTTTCTCAGCCAGCGCTTTGGCGACCACCCCGAATGGGAGCAGTACCTTCCCGAACCGCCGCAAAAAAGCAGGGGCTGA
- a CDS encoding DUF2214 family protein, protein MDDIFFRYLHFIGMMALMATLVAEHLLLAPTMTPAELKRLARIDTIFGLSALVVLAAGLTLWFGVGKPAVFYSHNWVFHLKITLFVLAALLSIYPTLFYRKHRNSSAETVAMPKVVVMLIRTELLLLLVIPLLAVLMAKGIGLS, encoded by the coding sequence ATGGACGACATCTTTTTTCGTTACCTGCATTTCATCGGCATGATGGCGCTGATGGCCACCTTGGTGGCCGAGCACCTGTTGCTGGCACCCACCATGACCCCGGCCGAGCTCAAACGCCTGGCCCGTATCGACACCATTTTTGGCCTCAGCGCGCTGGTGGTGCTGGCCGCCGGCCTGACCCTGTGGTTTGGGGTCGGCAAACCGGCTGTTTTTTACAGCCACAATTGGGTGTTCCACCTCAAAATCACGCTCTTTGTGCTGGCCGCCTTGCTGTCGATTTACCCCACCCTCTTCTACCGCAAGCACCGCAACAGCAGCGCCGAGACCGTTGCCATGCCCAAGGTGGTGGTGATGCTCATTCGCACCGAATTGCTGCTGTTGCTGGTGATCCCACTGCTGGCAGTGTTGATGGCCAAAGGCATCGGCCTTTCCTGA
- a CDS encoding FKBP-type peptidyl-prolyl cis-trans isomerase — protein sequence MSSELKIEDILVGEGKAAVKGALITTQYRGTLEDGTEFDSSYAKGRPFQCVIGTGRVIKGWDIGLMDMKVGGKRRLWVPAELAYGERQVGPHIKPGSNLLFEIELLEVLTRDD from the coding sequence ATGAGCAGCGAACTGAAGATTGAAGACATCCTGGTGGGCGAGGGTAAAGCGGCGGTCAAAGGCGCTCTTATCACCACCCAGTACCGGGGCACCCTGGAAGACGGTACCGAGTTTGACTCCAGCTACGCCAAAGGCCGGCCGTTCCAATGCGTGATTGGCACCGGCCGCGTTATCAAAGGCTGGGACATCGGTCTGATGGACATGAAGGTGGGCGGCAAGCGGCGCCTGTGGGTACCGGCAGAGCTGGCCTACGGCGAGCGGCAAGTCGGCCCCCATATCAAGCCCGGCTCCAACCTGTTGTTTGAAATCGAGCTGTTGGAAGTGCTGACCCGCGACGACTGA